The Rubrobacter tropicus nucleotide sequence GCGTTGCGCGGAACCCTGAGGATGTTAGTGTGGGCCTTCGCGGATCTTGTGGATAGGGGAGGGCCGAAGTGGAGATCCTGCCTGGAGTGCATCGCATCGAGTCAGACCTCGGCGAGCGGTTCGTGTGCCAGTACCTGCTGGTCGGGGAGGATAGGAAGATCCTTGTGGACACCGGCCTCTCCGGCACGCCGGAGGGCGTTATCGTCCCCTATCTCGAAGGCATCGGGCTTTCGGTGGACGATTTGGACGAGGTCTTCGTCAGCCACGCCGACGTCGACCACTGCGGCGGCAACCGGGCCTTGAAGGAGATGAACCCGCGGCTCCGCTTCCTCTGCGGCGAGTCAGACCGGGCCTGGGTCGAGGGCAACGACAGGATACTCGCCGAGATCTACCGCTGGTCCGAGCCCTACGGCTTCGGCCTGGACGGGGAATCGCTGGCCTGGATCCGCGCGGAGCTCGGCGGCGACTGCCCAGTGGACACCGGCCTGCGCGGCGGAGAGACCCTTCGCCTCGGTGCCGGCCGTCGCGTCGAGGTCTTGCACCTGCCGGGCCACACCCCGGGCCACCTCGGCCTCTGGGATCCCGACAGCGGGGCCGCGATCGTCATAGACGCGGCCCTCGAAAGGGGCATCTACGACCGCGCCGGCACCCTCCTCCAGCCGCCCCGCTACTTCGACGCCACAACCTACCGCGCCACGATCCGCAAGCTCCGCGCCATGAACCCCGAATACCTCCTCACCGCCCACTACCCGCAGATGCAGGGGCAGGAAGCCCTCGACTTCCTCGACCGCTCCCTGGAGTTCACCGACCGGGTACACGAGGTAACGCGGGAAGGAATAAAGGGCGGCATCACCGGCCTCAAAGAGCTGACGGAGCTGGCCGACGAGAAGCTCGGTCCGTACCCGGACTTCGCCATCGAGATCGGGGCCGCCATCCGCGCCCATATGTGACGAGGGCTTTGCCCTCGTCAGCACGCCTCCTTCGGAGGCTCTCAGCCTGTCAGCTTCTTTCCACCCGGGGCCTTACTAGGCGGCGCTATACGTGAAGGTCCGGCGATCGCTAGGCGGCACGCACCGAGACGACTGGCTGACGGCTGAGAGCGAGCCCTGCGTAGCAGGGCGAAGCGTGCTGACAAGCTGAAATGCTGACAAGCTATTTAGCGAAATACAGAAGCTCGCCCGGGAGCAGCAGCTTGTGGCGGCGCATCGGGTTCAGGCCGTACAGATAGCTCACGAAGTGGCCCGGGTCTGCGCCGTTGAAGGCGAAGAGGTCGTAGTGGGTGGGGACGATCAGGCCAAAGTTCAGGGCCTCGGCGAGCTCCGCGGCCTCCCTGAAGTCCGTGTTGCCCGCGATGCCCCGCGCCGTCCTGAAGTAGTCGCGGCCGTTGATCGGGACGAAGGCGACGTCTATTTCCCAGCCGGATAGCCTCTCTATGAGGCCGTCGTAGATCACGGTGTCCCCAGCGTGGTAGACGGTGACCCCGTTCCACTCGATCACGTACCCAAAGTATGGGTAACCGCGCCCCGCGTCGTGCTCCAACTCCGTGTGCGCCGAAGGGACCGCCGTCACTTTCGCCCCGGCGACCTCGACCGGTTCCCCAACTTCCGGCTCGACGAGGCGGTCGGAGGCCAGTCCGGACTCCACGAGCGTTTCGCGGCTGGTGAAAGGGGCGACGAACCGGGCTTCCGGCGACGCCCCGGAGAGCGGCAGGACGGTGTCGGGGTCCGTGTGGTCTATGTGGTCGTGGGTGAGGAGAACCGCGTCCGCGTTCCTGACCTCGTCGGGACGCAGCGGGGGAGGGAAGGCGCGTTCGAGGCTCCCGCCCTCGCCGTCCGAGTCGGTCAGGTACGGGTCGACGTACAGCACGCTCTCGGGGCCCTGGATCGCCACCCCCACCTGCCCCATCCCCCAGAAGGCGAGCGCCCGTTCCCCCACCCGCAGCCCGTCGATACCGGAGATAATGTCCATGCCGTCTACCTACCTCTCCCGCCGGCCGTTAGTGCCGGCCAGCTTACCACCGAGTCATATCCCCGCGCCCCCCCTACCGCGAAGCGGGGGGACACCTTCCGGCATAGAATTACCGTCCGTCATCATCTAAGAGGGAGGAGAGGGCGTGCGGGAGAACAGGGTGAGGTCCATCTGGGAGGGCGGCGGCGTGGTGCTCAACGGCTGGCTGCACGTGCCCAGCTCCTTTTCGGCCGAGGTCATGGCCCACGCCGGCTACGACAGCCTCACCATAGACCTGCAGCACGGTCCACCCGACATGGGGAGCGTCATTCCGATGCTACAGGCGATATCTACAACCGACGTCGTACCCTTCGCGCGGGTGAACTGGAACGATCCGGGCACGATCATGAAGCTATTGGACGCTGGCTGCTACGGCATCATCTGCCCCATGATCGAAGGCCGCGAAGACGCCGAGGCTTTCGTCGGGGCCTGCCGCTACCCGCCCGAGGGCTACCGCAGCTACGGCCCGTTTAGGGCGAACCTCTACGGCGGCCCCGACTACGCGGCGAACGCCAACGAGGCCGTCGTGACGGTGGCGATGATCGAGACCAGGGAAGCCCTCGAAGACCTGGAAGGCATCCTCTCCGTCCCGGGCCTGGACGCCGTCTTCGTCGGGCCTTCGGACCTGGGCCAGGCCCTCGGGCACGGGCCCGGGATGGACCGCGAGGAGCCCGAAGTGGTCGAGGCGATCGTCCGGGTGGTCGGCGCGGCGCGGGACAAGGGCCTGGCAGCCGGCATCTTTACCGGCTCCACGGGGTACGCCGGGCGCATGATCGAGGCCGGCTTCAACTTCGTCAACGTCTCCTCGGACGTCCGATTTCTGGCGGACGGCGCCTCGGCCGCGGCCGCGGCCCTCAGGGAAAAACGTCCTCCAGAGAGGTAGGCGGCGCTCCCGGGCCAGACCGTAGGGTCACCCTGGCGCCGGGGCCCGTATGGTCTTCAAAATCGTTGTTTCGAAACCTTAACTTTTGTGTTTCGTTACGTTACACTACGTTGCGAAAATGACCCATTCGCCCGGAGGGGGGCCACATGCGTCGGATCTCGTTGGTCGGTGTCACCATGTTCGTGGCTTCCATCATGGCCGTGTTCCTGTCTTTATTGGTAGTCGCGGAGGCGAAGTCCGAACCTGGACCACCCACCGCCAGGGCCCTGGAAGAGCTCGAGGGCGTGGAGGACCGGGTCTTGAACGAGTCCCCGAAGAACCCCTACCACCAGGTAGTAGACAACTCCAGCAGCAACTTCGAGGCGAAGGGCTACCAGAGCAAGCAGGTGGCCGGAAGCGCTTTCGGCAAGGGGTATGCCGTCGCCACCGAGAAGGCGGGGCCCGTCTCTTTCAAGATGAAGGTTCCCCGGACCCGCTACTACTCCGTTTGGGCCCGCTGGCCCGCCGGTGGTGAGAACGCCCAGGCGGCGCGCCTCGGCATCCCGGCGGCGGGCGGGACGAAGTGGGAAGAGGTGGACCAGAGCAAGGACGGCGGTATGTGGGTCAGGATCGGCGCCTACAAGATGCAAAAAGGCCAGAGGGACATCCGGCTCGAGTCCGGCGGCGGCAGGGCGGTTGCCGACGCCGTCATGATCGTGGGCGACGCCCTCGTTGGCAAGGACGGCCGGACGGCCAGCGTCGCCGACCCATACACCTTCGCCGCGGACGAGGAGGACCGGAGCTCGTACGACTCCTCGGGGTCTCTCTCCAAGAGCTCCACGACCACGAAGGCGGGCCAGCCTACCGGCGCCGACGTCCTGCGGGTCGCCAAGAGGCACCTCGGCACCCCCTACGGCCACAACCGCTGCCGCAACGACGTTCAGGAGGACTGCTCCTGCCACACGAAGCTCGTCTTCAAGAGGTTCGGCCAGAGCCTCCCGGACTCCCCGGTCTACCAGTGGAACATGGACAGGGGATACAAGATCTACGGTAAGACCCGCCTGCGGGCCGGCGACGTCGTCTTCCACGACCTGGACAGGGATGGGCGGCTCCGCTCCCACTTCGCGGACCACGTCTCGATCTGGGCCGGCAGGGGCAACATCATCCACGCCTCGACCTACTTCGGGCGCGTGGTCGTGAGCGAGGAGAGGTACCTCGGCGGATACTGGGGAGCCAAGAGGTTCGCGCTCAGGTAGGCTTCAGGCTACGGGTTTCGGGTATCGGGGTGGGCCGTTCGCGGCCCACCCCGATGTCGTTTCCGGGAGCTCCGGAACCCGGCATCGCGCCTGATGCCTACCTGCAAACCATTCCCCACACGCTCGTGAACGATTCGCCCGGGGCGAGGACGCGCAGGCCGTCGCCAGAGTTGAAGGCGTTGGGGGCGCAGGTCATCGGCTCTATGGCGATGCCGCGCCGCTGGTCCTCTTCGGGCAGGGTGTCGCCCGTGTAGACCTGGATGAAGCCGTGGGACGGGTCCATGCCGAGCGTGATCTGTGGGCTGCCATCGGGGTGGGTGAGGTACACGCGGGTGAAGCCGTCGGCCTCGGGGATCACGTCGGTAAAGCAGGTGTCGAGTTGGGTGGCCCCGATCTCACGCCCATCCCGGAAGTCGAAGTCCGTCCCGGCGACCGACGACCTCCCGGTCGGGATGAGCCGGTCGTTGGTTTCGAGGGTCGTCCGGGCCGGCAGTCGCAGCGTCGCCGCGTCGATGGTCCGGGTGCCGACGGTCAGGTAGGGATGATGGCCGGCGCCGAAAGGCAGGGGGCTATCCCCGACGTTGGTGGCCGTCGTCGCGACCGTGAGGCCGAGGTCCGAGAGGGAGTACTCGATCTGGAGCGCCAGCAGGAACGGGTAGCCGTCCTGCGGATAGAGCCGCTGGCACAGGGTCACGCCAGAGGCCGTCCAGCGCAGGGGCGTCCAGTCGAGCCAGCGCGTCAGGCCGTGGATGGCGTTGTTCGCGGCTGCTTCGGTGAGCGGGAGTTGCTGCTCCTCCCCCTCGAACTCGTAGAGGCCGCCGTCTACCCGGTTCGGGAACGGGAGGAGCACCTGCCCGCGCGAGGCGTCGCTCATCTCGTCCACCCCGAAGGTGTCCAAAAGCTCCAGGCCCGCGACGGAGAAGGAGCGAAGCGTGGCGCCGACCTCCGTGACTATCGCGCTCTGGTCGCCGTGGACTATCTCGAACTGCCCGCCCGTGGGCAGGTACGCCCCTGCGCCTGTCATGCCCTGCGCCTCAGCCCCGCGCGGTGCGCCCAGCGAGAGGGCGAGGGCCGCCCCACCCACTGCCGCGCCGCGCAAGAACTGGCCGCGGCCGAGCCTTCGTCCGGTACCTTCCGGTACGGCGTCGGTACCCATCCTGAACCACCCCCGGATTCGCCTTTCTCTCCAGAAAGGATTATTGTCCGTCGCCGGTGTTGCCCGCGCGGGCCTTGCGGTACTCGGCTACGACGAGCTCCGTCAGTTCCTCCACGGACGTCTCGGCGACTGGTTTGTCGTACTCGATGCGGCCGTTGCGCAAGAGGTTCACGCGGTCGCAGACATCGAAGACCTGGGCGTAATTGTGGACTATGAGGATCATGGGTATCCCCCGCTCGTCCTTGAGGCGTTGGATCAGGTCTAGGATAAGCGCCCCCTCTTTCGCCCCCATCGCCGCCAGCGGCTCGTCCAGGAGCAGCATCTTCGCGTCCGAGTAGACGGCCCGCGCCACGGCTATAGCCTGGCGCTGGCCGCCGGAGAGGCGGGCCACCTCGGTGTCTATGGACGGGATGCGCACGCCCATGTCTTCAAGGTAGCGGGCCGTCTTCTCCTTCATCTTGCGGTTGTTCAGGAAGGGGCCGACGGTCAGCTCCCCGTTCAAGAACATGTTGTGGAAGACCGACAATTCGTTGACCAGCGCCAGGTCCTGGTAGACGGTCTGGATGCCCAAAGAGCGGGCCTGAGAGACGGAGCGGAGGTTCACCTCCTTGCCTTCTATGAGGATGCGCCCGCTGTCCGGACGATGAAAACCCGTGATCGTCTTCAGCAGCGTGCTCTTGCCCGCGCCGTTGTCCCCGATGAGTCCCAGCACCTCGCCCTTCTTGACGTGCATGTCCACGCCCTTTAGGACCGAGACCGCGCCGAAGCGCTTGACCACGTTCTCGGCGCGCAGGAAGTCCCGGCCGTTGTTTTCGTTCTCCATCAGACCCTCCCCGCGCCGCGCAGGCGGGCCACGTAGACGTTGAGGATCATGGCTACCAGGATCGCCGCCCCCAGGACTATATTGAAGGTGTCGGCGTTGATCCCCTGCAGGGTGAAGCCGTTGCGGAGGATTACGAGCACGAGCGCCCCGAGGAACGCGCCCGTCACCGTCCCGATCCCACCCAGCAACGCCGTACCCCCGATTACCGCGGACGCTATGCAAAGGAGCACGATGTCGGGCCCGCCGGCCAGGGGGTCTATCGAGTTGATGCGGAAAGACTCGATGATCCCGACGAACCCGCCGAGCACGGCGCACATGATGAAGTTGCCGATCTTGATGCGCGCCACCCCGACACCTGCTTCTCTAGATCCGAGCGGGTTTCCGCCCGTCGCGTACGTGTGGAGCCCCCACCTGGTACGCGATAGGACCAGTTGAAGCACGGCGACTATGACCAGGGCCCAGATGGTCCCGGCCCACGGGTACTCGCCCAGGATTTGGGTCAGGGCGTTCGTATCCGGCGTGGTCGCGGGGAAGCCGCCGGTGAGCGTCACGTTCAGGCCGGCGAGCAGGAAGAACATCCCCAGCGTCGTGATGAGCGAGGAGACGCCGAGGTAGACCGTGATCAGGCCGTTGACGAGCCCGACGACCGCCACGGCGAGTATGCCCGCGAGCACCGCGAGCGGCAGCACGAGGAAGAGCTCGTCGTAGGCCAGGTACATGACGATCGGGGCGAACGCGAACGACTGGCCGACCGAGAGGTCTAGCTCGCCGCAGATCAGGAGCAGGCACAGCGCCGACGCTATGACCACGTACGGCACGGCGAACCGGGCGAGCGAGAGGATGTTCTGTTCGGAGAGGAAGGCTGAGTTGGCGGCCTGGAAGTAGAGCACCAGCCCAACCGCGACGATGAGCACGCTCACCTCCCGCACCCGGACAAGCGCGGTCAGCAACCGGCCGCCGAAGCCCCGCTCCCGCGGCCCGGCTTCGGATGTCTTCTGCGCGGTAGTCTCGCTCAAGCTCTCTCCTCTCCGGAGGCTTCGGGCTTCAGGTCGCCTGCTTCGCAGGCTCTCAGGCTTCAGGAGCGCGCATCCGAGACCGAGTCGCGCCAACCATCCCTGATGCCTGTAACCTGATGCCTGACACCTCTTAGGCCGGCGCCTCTACGATCTTCTGCTGCTCCGAGTCCCCCTCGAAGCGCGACTCGGTCTGCAGGTAACGGTCCACCGTGTCGGGGGTGACGAAGATAAGGCCCGTGTTCGTCTCCGCGGGGCCCGTTACGCCGCCGGAGATCTTGTACAGGTAGAGTTGCATGATCGGCAAGAAGCCCTGCAAGTAAGGCTGCTGGTCTATCGTGAAGTCTATGTGACCGGCCTTCATGAGCTTGAGGATCTCGGGCAACAGGTCGTACCCGCCGGCCCTGACGCCCTGCTCGGCGAGCCCGAACTGCTCCATCACCTGCGCCACACCCTGGGTGCTCCCCGCGTCCACGGCGAACATTCCCGCGACGTCCTGGTGGCCGTTGTACCAGGCCTCTATCCTGGAGCGCTCCTCCGGCAACTCCGCGCCCGTGGTGACCTGCTGGATCTCGATGTTGGCGCCCGAGTCTTCTATGGCCTGCCTGGCCCCGTCGATTCTAGGCTGGATGTTGAGCTGGCCCGGCGTCGCGATGAACAGCGCAACGAGACCCTCGTCCACGATATCGACGATCCTGTTGCCCATCTCGACCCCGGACTGGAACAGGTCCTGCCCCACGTACGCGAGCGCCGGGTTCTCCTGGTCCGCCGCGCCGTCCGCGTTGTACGCGATCACCGGAATGTCCTGGTCCAGCGCCCGCTGGATGGGGTCGTTGAAAGCCTCGGGGTCCACGATCGACACCGCGATCCCATCGGCGTTCCCCGAGATGGCCGAGTCCATCGCCCCCACCATCTCCCTGACCACGGAAGTCTCGGACCCCGTCCACTGCGACTTGGTCCCGAGCAACGCCTCGGCGTCCTCGATCCCATACTGCGTGGGCACGAAGAACGGGTTCGTGGTCACGTGGTTGACGAAGACGAAGTTGTACTCCGGCGTGTCAGGGAAGTTGCCACCCGACCCCCCGGATCCCCCCTGGCTCGCCTGCTGCGCCTCCTGCCGGCACCCGGCTAGCAACAACCCGGCCGAAGCCAGCGCACCCCCCGCCAGGAACTGCCGCCTCCCCAGCCTGAGGTCGCCGAAACCAACCGTGCCGGATCCACGCCCGCCCATACGCTACCCCTATCTACTCTTTGCGCGAAAGCCTTTCCCATCAGGCATTGTCATACCAATATGCATCCGTGTCAAGAGAGGCTTCAGGTTACGGGCATCGGGCTTCAGGGGCGCGGGGTCGGGGCCCGGCCGCGAACAGCACACCTGATGCCTGAGAGCCTCCGAAGGAGGCGACCTGACGCCTGATGCCTTACTACCCCTGCTCCCACCAGAGGCCCATACGCGCCGTCGTGCCGCCGTCTGCGTAGAGGACCTGGCCCGTCACGAAGTCGGCGGCGTCGGAGGCGAGGAAGGCGACGGTTGGTCCTATGTCCTTCGGGCGTCCGACGCGGCCCCAGGGGACCAGGGTGTTCCCGAACTCCGAGGAGTAGTTCGGGTCGTCGAAGTAGCGGGGGACCTCTATGATGCCGGGACCAACGGCGTTCACGCGGATCTTCTCGTCCGCGAGCTCGATGGAGAGCTGGCGGGTGAAGGCGTTGATGGCGCCCTTGGTGGCCGCGTAGGCCGTGTGCCTGGGCAGCCCTGCGAACCCGTGGATGGAGGTGATGTTTGTTATGCTTCCCCTGCCCCGCTCCCGCATGAAAGGCACGGCCCGCCGGGCCAGGAAGAAGTACCCCTTCATGTTCAGGTCGAAGAGGGAGTCGTAAGTCTCTTCGTCGGTGTCCAGAAAATCCAGAGCCTTCGTAACGCCGGCGTTGTTGACGAGCGTGTCGAGACCGCCGAGCGCCTTCGCCGCTTCGTCCACCACCCGCTCGCACTCTGAGACTTTGCTCAGGTCTCCCTGGACGGTGAAGGCCTTGCCGCCGAGCTTCTCTATCTCGGCGACGGTCCCTTCCGGTTCGGTGTGGGCGTAGTGGACGGCGACCTGTGCGCCCTGGCTGGCGAGCTCAACCGCGATGCCCTGCCCGATGCCCATGCCGGCGCCGGTTACGAGGGCCTTCTTGTTCGATAGGGCGGCCATCAGAACCCCGGGGCCCTCGTCGTCTCGCGCTTCTCCCAGCCCTCCGCGAAGAGGTTAAAGTGGACGTCCTGTTTCGGGTGGGCGGCTATGACCTCTTCGTTCAGTTCGACGCCGAGGCCGGGGCCTTTGGGCAACTCGAAGTAGCCGTCTACCACCTCGGGCAGGCCCGGGGCGGTCTCGCGGACCCAGGGGTCGGCGAAGTCGTTGAAGTACTCCTGGATACGGAAATTCGTCGTGCAGGCTGCGAGGTGCAGGGCGGCGGCCGTGTTGATCTGGCCCCCGACGTTGTGCGGCGCGATGGTGACGTAGTACGCGTCGGCCCACGCCGCGAGCTTCTTCGTTTCGAGCAGGCCGCCTATGTGGCTTATGTCCGGCTGGATGACGTCGGCAGCCTGCAACTCGAAGACCTCGCGGTACTCGAGGCGCTGGTGGATGCGCTCCCCGGTGGCGACAGTGGAGCGGATTCCGTCCGAGGCCTTCTTGAGGGCTTTCAGGTTCACGGGCGGGACGGGTTCCTCGACCCAGCCCAGGCCGAACGGTTCGAGCATCCGGGCCATCTCGATGGCGGTGGCCGGGGAGAAGCGACCGTGCATCTCGAGCAGGATCTCGGGCTCCGGCCCGATAGAATCCCTGACGGCCTCGACGAGCGCGACGGCTTTGAGCTTCTCCTCCCGCTCCATCTCGTAGTGTCCCGGTCCGAACGGGTCGAGCTTGAGCGCCCTGTAGCCCTTCTCCACCACCTTCTTCGCGGCGGCGTGGAACTCCTCGGGCGTGCGCTCGACGCGGTACCAGCCGTTTGCGTAGGCTTTTACCTTGTCGCGGACGGGCCCGCCGAGGAGGTTGTAGACGGGCTGGTCGAGGGCCTTGCCGACGATGTCCCAGCAGGCGGTCTCGAAAGCCGCTATACCGCTGCTCATCACCTCGCCGGCGCGCGAGAAGTCGTCGCGGCCCATCTTCTTTACGAGGTCCTCGATGCGGAACGGGTCGTGCCCGACGAGGTGGCGCGGGATGGCTTCGGCCAGGTACCCGACCAGGGCGTCCGTGTGGTTGACCATCCTGACCTCGCCGAGGCCCGTCAGGCCTTCGTCCGTGTGGACGCGGACGATCGTGAGGTTGCGCCATTCCGTGCCGACGACGAAGGTCTCGGCGTGCGTGATCTTCATGATCCCTCCTTTGCGGGGATGCCGGGGAAGACGGCCCCCTTCTCCGTGGTCTCGGCCTCCGGGTAGTAACGGTCCAGCATCGAGAGCCCGATCTCGGCCCGCCTTACCCGCTCTCTTCCGAGTGCCACCGCGGTCGCCTCCAGGTGCGTCCCGCTCGGGTAGATGTTCGGGGCGTTGCGGAGGCCGAACTTGACGAAGACGGGCGAGGCCACCCTGACGAGGTCCGGGATCTCGTAGTGCCTGACGAACCCGCCGAAATCGTCCGGAACTTCCACATACACGTCGAGCGGGAGATCCGTGACGGCCCGGATCGCCGCCAACTGCGCGAGCGAGAGGTCGGTCGGCGTGTTGTAGGTACCTGCCCCGAGGTCCTCCATCGCCTTGACGGCCGCCGCGTTCGCGGCCGCGAGCTGCACGGAGACCTTGACGACGAGGTCCTCCGGCAACCCGCCCTTCGCCTTGAGGTCCCGCAAGACCCACAGCAGGCCCGCGTCCGCGACGAGCACGCCGCGAAGGCCCAGGCTCACGCCCCGGAGCACGTCTTCGAGGGCGTAGGCCAGCTGGTCCTGGCCCCTATGCTGGGCGCCGAGCACCCCGCCCGCGCTGGAGCCGGCGGAAGCGCCCGTCTCCCAGGAGGCCCGCGGGCCGACGAAGAGCGAGAGCTCCAGCCCCGACTCCCGCGCCATCGAGCACATCTCGAGGATCTCGGCGTCCGTGAGGAGCATGATGCCCGAGCCCTGGGAGACGCGGTGGAGCTGTACCTCGCGTTTCTCGGCCTCGTCGAGCACCGCTTCGAGGACGCGGGGGCCTTCGACGCTCG carries:
- a CDS encoding MBL fold metallo-hydrolase; translated protein: MEILPGVHRIESDLGERFVCQYLLVGEDRKILVDTGLSGTPEGVIVPYLEGIGLSVDDLDEVFVSHADVDHCGGNRALKEMNPRLRFLCGESDRAWVEGNDRILAEIYRWSEPYGFGLDGESLAWIRAELGGDCPVDTGLRGGETLRLGAGRRVEVLHLPGHTPGHLGLWDPDSGAAIVIDAALERGIYDRAGTLLQPPRYFDATTYRATIRKLRAMNPEYLLTAHYPQMQGQEALDFLDRSLEFTDRVHEVTREGIKGGITGLKELTELADEKLGPYPDFAIEIGAAIRAHM
- a CDS encoding MBL fold metallo-hydrolase, giving the protein MDIISGIDGLRVGERALAFWGMGQVGVAIQGPESVLYVDPYLTDSDGEGGSLERAFPPPLRPDEVRNADAVLLTHDHIDHTDPDTVLPLSGASPEARFVAPFTSRETLVESGLASDRLVEPEVGEPVEVAGAKVTAVPSAHTELEHDAGRGYPYFGYVIEWNGVTVYHAGDTVIYDGLIERLSGWEIDVAFVPINGRDYFRTARGIAGNTDFREAAELAEALNFGLIVPTHYDLFAFNGADPGHFVSYLYGLNPMRRHKLLLPGELLYFAK
- a CDS encoding HpcH/HpaI aldolase family protein; its protein translation is MRENRVRSIWEGGGVVLNGWLHVPSSFSAEVMAHAGYDSLTIDLQHGPPDMGSVIPMLQAISTTDVVPFARVNWNDPGTIMKLLDAGCYGIICPMIEGREDAEAFVGACRYPPEGYRSYGPFRANLYGGPDYAANANEAVVTVAMIETREALEDLEGILSVPGLDAVFVGPSDLGQALGHGPGMDREEPEVVEAIVRVVGAARDKGLAAGIFTGSTGYAGRMIEAGFNFVNVSSDVRFLADGASAAAAALREKRPPER
- a CDS encoding golvesin C-terminal-like domain-containing protein, translating into MRRISLVGVTMFVASIMAVFLSLLVVAEAKSEPGPPTARALEELEGVEDRVLNESPKNPYHQVVDNSSSNFEAKGYQSKQVAGSAFGKGYAVATEKAGPVSFKMKVPRTRYYSVWARWPAGGENAQAARLGIPAAGGTKWEEVDQSKDGGMWVRIGAYKMQKGQRDIRLESGGGRAVADAVMIVGDALVGKDGRTASVADPYTFAADEEDRSSYDSSGSLSKSSTTTKAGQPTGADVLRVAKRHLGTPYGHNRCRNDVQEDCSCHTKLVFKRFGQSLPDSPVYQWNMDRGYKIYGKTRLRAGDVVFHDLDRDGRLRSHFADHVSIWAGRGNIIHASTYFGRVVVSEERYLGGYWGAKRFALR
- a CDS encoding aldose 1-epimerase family protein — encoded protein: MGTDAVPEGTGRRLGRGQFLRGAAVGGAALALSLGAPRGAEAQGMTGAGAYLPTGGQFEIVHGDQSAIVTEVGATLRSFSVAGLELLDTFGVDEMSDASRGQVLLPFPNRVDGGLYEFEGEEQQLPLTEAAANNAIHGLTRWLDWTPLRWTASGVTLCQRLYPQDGYPFLLALQIEYSLSDLGLTVATTATNVGDSPLPFGAGHHPYLTVGTRTIDAATLRLPARTTLETNDRLIPTGRSSVAGTDFDFRDGREIGATQLDTCFTDVIPEADGFTRVYLTHPDGSPQITLGMDPSHGFIQVYTGDTLPEEDQRRGIAIEPMTCAPNAFNSGDGLRVLAPGESFTSVWGMVCR
- a CDS encoding ATP-binding cassette domain-containing protein, with the translated sequence MENENNGRDFLRAENVVKRFGAVSVLKGVDMHVKKGEVLGLIGDNGAGKSTLLKTITGFHRPDSGRILIEGKEVNLRSVSQARSLGIQTVYQDLALVNELSVFHNMFLNGELTVGPFLNNRKMKEKTARYLEDMGVRIPSIDTEVARLSGGQRQAIAVARAVYSDAKMLLLDEPLAAMGAKEGALILDLIQRLKDERGIPMILIVHNYAQVFDVCDRVNLLRNGRIEYDKPVAETSVEELTELVVAEYRKARAGNTGDGQ
- a CDS encoding ABC transporter permease, which translates into the protein MSETTAQKTSEAGPRERGFGGRLLTALVRVREVSVLIVAVGLVLYFQAANSAFLSEQNILSLARFAVPYVVIASALCLLLICGELDLSVGQSFAFAPIVMYLAYDELFLVLPLAVLAGILAVAVVGLVNGLITVYLGVSSLITTLGMFFLLAGLNVTLTGGFPATTPDTNALTQILGEYPWAGTIWALVIVAVLQLVLSRTRWGLHTYATGGNPLGSREAGVGVARIKIGNFIMCAVLGGFVGIIESFRINSIDPLAGGPDIVLLCIASAVIGGTALLGGIGTVTGAFLGALVLVILRNGFTLQGINADTFNIVLGAAILVAMILNVYVARLRGAGRV
- a CDS encoding sugar ABC transporter substrate-binding protein, encoding MGGRGSGTVGFGDLRLGRRQFLAGGALASAGLLLAGCRQEAQQASQGGSGGSGGNFPDTPEYNFVFVNHVTTNPFFVPTQYGIEDAEALLGTKSQWTGSETSVVREMVGAMDSAISGNADGIAVSIVDPEAFNDPIQRALDQDIPVIAYNADGAADQENPALAYVGQDLFQSGVEMGNRIVDIVDEGLVALFIATPGQLNIQPRIDGARQAIEDSGANIEIQQVTTGAELPEERSRIEAWYNGHQDVAGMFAVDAGSTQGVAQVMEQFGLAEQGVRAGGYDLLPEILKLMKAGHIDFTIDQQPYLQGFLPIMQLYLYKISGGVTGPAETNTGLIFVTPDTVDRYLQTESRFEGDSEQQKIVEAPA
- a CDS encoding SDR family NAD(P)-dependent oxidoreductase, which translates into the protein MAALSNKKALVTGAGMGIGQGIAVELASQGAQVAVHYAHTEPEGTVAEIEKLGGKAFTVQGDLSKVSECERVVDEAAKALGGLDTLVNNAGVTKALDFLDTDEETYDSLFDLNMKGYFFLARRAVPFMRERGRGSITNITSIHGFAGLPRHTAYAATKGAINAFTRQLSIELADEKIRVNAVGPGIIEVPRYFDDPNYSSEFGNTLVPWGRVGRPKDIGPTVAFLASDAADFVTGQVLYADGGTTARMGLWWEQG
- a CDS encoding mandelate racemase/muconate lactonizing enzyme family protein codes for the protein MKITHAETFVVGTEWRNLTIVRVHTDEGLTGLGEVRMVNHTDALVGYLAEAIPRHLVGHDPFRIEDLVKKMGRDDFSRAGEVMSSGIAAFETACWDIVGKALDQPVYNLLGGPVRDKVKAYANGWYRVERTPEEFHAAAKKVVEKGYRALKLDPFGPGHYEMEREEKLKAVALVEAVRDSIGPEPEILLEMHGRFSPATAIEMARMLEPFGLGWVEEPVPPVNLKALKKASDGIRSTVATGERIHQRLEYREVFELQAADVIQPDISHIGGLLETKKLAAWADAYYVTIAPHNVGGQINTAAALHLAACTTNFRIQEYFNDFADPWVRETAPGLPEVVDGYFELPKGPGLGVELNEEVIAAHPKQDVHFNLFAEGWEKRETTRAPGF
- a CDS encoding U32 family peptidase encodes the protein MRARELLAGLGLPGKDLYDLPDTEKRFPDGARYRVEIPSVEGPRVLEAVLDEAEKREVQLHRVSQGSGIMLLTDAEILEMCSMARESGLELSLFVGPRASWETGASAGSSAGGVLGAQHRGQDQLAYALEDVLRGVSLGLRGVLVADAGLLWVLRDLKAKGGLPEDLVVKVSVQLAAANAAAVKAMEDLGAGTYNTPTDLSLAQLAAIRAVTDLPLDVYVEVPDDFGGFVRHYEIPDLVRVASPVFVKFGLRNAPNIYPSGTHLEATAVALGRERVRRAEIGLSMLDRYYPEAETTEKGAVFPGIPAKEGS